DNA from Pseudomonas putida:
TAGTAGAAGCGGTGGGAGCCGGTGAAGCCGAAGATCCACAAGAGGTAGCCAAGGACCTTGCTGTGGGTGTCGTGCAATTCACCCTGTTGATAACCGTTCATGCTTGTCCTCCGTGGGTTAGCAAAAAATTTTCTAACGGAAAATGTGACTTTTCCGTAGGAAGCCGACGTATGGTACCCGCGCAATCGACCAACGGAGCAAAAAACCACCCGAAGCTGTTATAGAGTTGCGCGCCAAAGCCAACACATACCTAAAAAGAGCTTCAACTATGCCGCCTTTGTTCAAGACATGGCTGACCCTCTGCCTATTGTTGCCCCTGGCCGCCCACGCCACCAATCGTGAGCAACGTCTTCCAAACGGTTTCACCGGCTATACTACTAACGCCACGGTGAAACACGCGCCGGTCAAGTACAGCACCTTGCGCGCCCGCCCGAGCAATGCCGCCAAGGCCTCGAGTAACCTGCCCGCCGTGGCCATGTCGGCCAAGCAGAGCAGCAACGTGCTCAGCCGCGCAGTGAATGTGCTTGGCACGCCCTATCGCTGGGGCGGCAGCAGCCCGAGCAAGGGCTTTGACTGCAGTGGCCTGGTCAAGTATGCCTTCACCGATGTCGCCGACGTCGACCTACCGCGCACCTCCAATGCCATGGCCCAAGGGCATGGCGTCAAAGTGGCGAAAAGCGACCTCAAGCCTGGCGACCTGATCTTCTTCAACATCAAGAGCCGCCGGGTCAACCACGTGGCCATCTACTTGGGGAATGATCGCTTCATCCACGCGCCGCGCACCGGCAAGCGGGTGAGCATCGACACCCTGAGCAAGCCGTACTGGCAGAAGCATTACGTGGTCGCCAAGCGCGTACTGCCCAAAGAGCAGCAGACCCTGGCCCTGGCCAAGCGTTGAGCTGTCCAGCGATGGGCCCAGACCGTGTGAACCGCCTGACATCGCCGGGGCTGCTGCGCAGCCCATTCGCGGGTTTACCCGCGAATGGGCCACCCGAGTCACCCTCAGCCTGACGCGATCACCCCCACCCCCTTCAGCCGCTGCAGCGCCATCTCCACCGTCTTCATCCCCGCTGCCGCGCCGGTCTGCATCACTGAATGCAGCTGCGCCATGCGGCCTTCCCGGATCAGGTTACGCACCGCTGGCGTTGCCACCAGCACTTCCCTGGCCGCCACACGCCCGCCGCCTATTCGCTCGACCAATGTCTGCACCACCACCATGCGCAGCGACTCCGCCAGCATGCCCCGCACCAAGGCTTTTTCCTCCGGAGCGAA
Protein-coding regions in this window:
- a CDS encoding C40 family peptidase: MPPLFKTWLTLCLLLPLAAHATNREQRLPNGFTGYTTNATVKHAPVKYSTLRARPSNAAKASSNLPAVAMSAKQSSNVLSRAVNVLGTPYRWGGSSPSKGFDCSGLVKYAFTDVADVDLPRTSNAMAQGHGVKVAKSDLKPGDLIFFNIKSRRVNHVAIYLGNDRFIHAPRTGKRVSIDTLSKPYWQKHYVVAKRVLPKEQQTLALAKR